From Aspergillus luchuensis IFO 4308 DNA, chromosome 2, nearly complete sequence:
ACTTCTTTTAACGCAAGGACAAGCCCTCTCCAGACAAGATTCATGCAGATCAATGGACATTTGGCCAACTATACATGAGTTAACAACATATCCTCCCTTTATAAACAAAGCCAATGGAATGCTATGTAcaatcatcaatcacatctatcatctatcatGCATCGTTCGTCATCATTCCTACCTCACGTCAAACCATCTCCAGAGCCACCTCCACAACCCGTTCGGCATAACCCTCTGCGGCCAAGTCGACGCCATGCGGTCATTATCCACAGCACGGAGCTCGCTAGGTGGCGAGATATCGTGTCCATCTATGCCACGCATGACGCCCAACGATGACTGTGGCCGAGATGTATTGTTCGATCCACTGCGGACTCGCTCCTTACCCGTGCGCGCGTCAACCAACTTCCCGGCGGCTTGGACGCAGCTACCGTACGCAAATCGGATGAGAGAGTCACCTGTGAGGCTGCCGATTATGAACACGTCTGGCGCAAtctcaatatcatcatacaCTTTGCTGCGCAAGGACCGGGCGGAGATGACGGGGCTCGTGTCTGTGGTCGCATCTTGGTCGAGTACTTCATTGAGAAGCGGACGGTCGAGGTAGTCGAGGGTGCCTCGTCGGCCAGTAGCGTAGACCATCCCGCGGACGGCGCGGGTGACGGTGCTCCCGTCAGGCTGGCGGAATGTGACCAGGGCTTGACCCTCTTGCATCGCGACATCAATGATTTCCGAGTTGGGCAATCCTTCGTATATATCTTCCCATGAGCGGGTTTCCAAGAAAGGGATCGAGGTGGTGCGCCGCGGCTTCACTCGTTTCTTCGTGGGGTCTGCTGCAACCGCAGCTCGTTTCATCAGTCGATAGACTCCGGCGTATTCAGGATAtgcttggtggtggcagccACGCAGCGGTGATGACCGCCCTTCCGGATCCCACTTGAACACATGGATTATCTTCTGATCCGCCGGTGCAGAGATGATAATATCCGCGGCAGAGAACCCAGAGCCGATCACAAGCAGCGGAGTCTGCGGAGTGGGCTGGAGCGAGGTCAAAGGCTGCAGCATTGGGCTGGGCTGCAGCACTTGAGTGAATATACCACTAGCCAGGACCAAGTGCTTGCAGTGGATGTTGTGAGAGCGAATGTAAAACCCATCATCTGTTCGTGAGATGCCGGAGATGGTCTCACTGAACCGGAACACATCATCGATCTGAACCGCCTCGGGGTACGTGCGGAAGTAGCTTGCTGTTTCTTCCCGACTGGGCCGGGTATATGCCGGAAGCTCCTTGCCCGTGATCTTCCGGTGGTGCTCAGCGAACGAATAGCCCGGGAGAGACAGCATTGACGCA
This genomic window contains:
- a CDS encoding uncharacterized protein (COG:T;~EggNog:ENOG410PKH4;~InterPro:IPR029729,IPR036188,IPR029731), which encodes MSQTACSTMVGRAKAQEMPSLETDTIIVGNGPSAMILSYILHGHLPFYSSNPPHPDPLLHAKLQDSPELLHVDVHALTDHFAASRLSYSTQALPVNVLLDTLVRPSVDVEELEAITNVEWRFVPEKAVPHLVFGNAQHAGGQWTDNPVPASWDIQTLSYASMLSLPGYSFAEHHRKITGKELPAYTRPSREETASYFRTYPEAVQIDDVFRFSETISGISRTDDGFYIRSHNIHCKHLVLASGIFTQVLQPSPMLQPLTSLQPTPQTPLLVIGSGFSAADIIISAPADQKIIHVFKWDPEGRSSPLRGCHHQAYPEYAGVYRLMKRAAVAADPTKKRVKPRRTTSIPFLETRSWEDIYEGLPNSEIIDVAMQEGQALVTFRQPDGSTVTRAVRGMVYATGRRGTLDYLDRPLLNEVLDQDATTDTSPVISARSLRSKVYDDIEIAPDVFIIGSLTGDSLIRFAYGSCVQAAGKLVDARTGKERVRSGSNNTSRPQSSLGVMRGIDGHDISPPSELRAVDNDRMASTWPQRVMPNGLWRWLWRWFDVR